AAAGAACCTGATTAAAGATGAAGTAGTGAAGCATAACAAAAAGggcatttcaaatttttatttttatttttatttatcagaaAGGGCATTTCAAGATTTAGGCAAGTAAATCTAAACCATATTCAGAGGGAGCTCACTTAGCTTGGCAAGCTATAACTGAATTAGGCAAATGACTGGATCTTTGATAACATGAGCAGGCTTTAACAGGCAGCATTTAGCTTATGATGTTAATTGGCTGATAGAATGGATTGGATTGGCAGTGGATTAGTAAAAAATGGAATACATCACATAGCCACCATGAATTGTTTATTAGAACTAAACAATAGATGCTTTGAATAATACGTCCATCCAATATCACTATACCAAGCAGAGAAATAAACTGATTGGATTAAACACCTAATTATGCACATTAAGTGGTGATGAGGCACACAAGATAATGCTGGTCTGCTTGCAAGTAATTTCATTCCCAACAAACTTTCACATCTGAAATAATAGTTCTTAATGGAGAAATTAAAGTGTTTCCTTCTATGAGtacatctattaaaaaaaaaggaaaaaggtaaattaaaacatatgaaagactaaaaaaaacacaaaccaCATGGTGGACAGGATGAATTACCACTGAAGCTTCTTGAAAGAACACATTTACTGCTTCTGTGCTCAGTATCTTTTTCTATCTCTACTGGGGGATAGCTTGAGACAGGGGCTTCATTCCCAACAATATCAATGTCCTCCTCAACAGGGTCATTTCCTAGAAGTGTGCAATACATGagaaaaaaatgacaacaaaaaattaagaaaaaaaaattgttgtaaaaagTTGATATCAAGTTtccaatttaatatgcaatcAAATGGAATAGAGAATAACCTTTGCATGGTTGAATGGATGAATTGCTAGGCCCTGAATCATGCAACAGCTGTGACAGAAAATAGAGAACCATGGCACCTGTTATACATATAATCAAAATATAGTAAGAAGCTTTTTATTCCTTGTGGATAGGACCAATACCTCTATTTCACAAGGTTCAGCTTTTCCATGgctcttttgtttctcttgcAAATAGTCATCTAAAAGCTTCCTCAAAGTGAACAAGGTATCATCACTTAGAGCTTCGATATCAACCTCAATCTCGTCATCCTCCCCAGTTTCCCTTCCATTCGAACTGTGTACCCTCAAGAAATCGATGATTTGGACAGGTATTTCTCCCAACAAATCCTCCAAGTCTCTTCCTAAATTCTGTTTCTCATCAGCTGTCATGACCTTCTGAACAGGCTCTTGTATAACTTCATGATGCGTTGAAGTAACCTTCCTCTTTTTTGAGGGTGGCATTGGCTTAGCAGTCTTCATTTCCCCATGAGTGCCGTACTTTCCAGGTAATGACTGAGTCTTAGTCACTGGAAGCTTCTTCTCAATAGTTTTCCATCTTACTTCAAAAAATCTACTGAGAGTATCAGCCATAATGTGGACATCATTTGCAGGCGGATTGAAAGTTTGTGCATTAGAGAAAGTCAGCCTCACATCAGCAGCAAAGTCCAATGGACTTGAGTATGCACCTGAAGCTATCTTGCCCTTTATTGTTCCCAAATCCATTGGATGCTTGATAATAGTAAAATAATCTGGAATGTTCAACTTCACTATGTCAACAGGTTCATTGAAGACCCAACCATGCTTATGTGACATTAATTGTTTCAGAAGTGTCTCACACTGTTTCATCAAAAGCACACTTGCAGTACTTGGTGCAGAAGCTTGTGTTGCAGATTCAAACCTTCCTGAGGTTCCCCGGTTCCATGCACGGTTCTTGTTACCCAGAGGCTCTAATTTTTTCCCTGGTCCAGAGGTCAATGCTGATGATTTTCGGGCATTATCCACATGCCCTCTTTGTCCATTGCTGCAACTGAGAATATCACTGGAAGATGACAGGGCAACACCATTTGTTCTCTGCAAATCAACCTTCTTCTGAAGGAGCCGAATCTGTTCAAGCTCCATTCTCAATCTAAGTACTAAATCCTTCCTTTCAGAGGGAGAGATGTTTGATAGAGGAAGAACTTGAATGGGAACACTGAAGCTGTCACGGTTATTAGAATTCAAGTTGATGCATTTCCTCATGGGTACACATGAATCTTCTGAAGCAGCAATCTCCATGTCAACTCGTCCTGAGCTACCAGATCCCTCTGACTCCCCCTGGTTCTCAAAAGC
Above is a genomic segment from Vitis riparia cultivar Riparia Gloire de Montpellier isolate 1030 chromosome 14, EGFV_Vit.rip_1.0, whole genome shotgun sequence containing:
- the LOC117930418 gene encoding transcription factor GTE8-like isoform X3, translated to MEIAASEDSCVPMRKCINLNSNNRDSFSVPIQVLPLSNISPSERKDLVLRLRMELEQIRLLQKKVDLQRTNGVALSSSSDILSCSNGQRGHVDNARKSSALTSGPGKKLEPLGNKNRAWNRGTSGRFESATQASAPSTASVLLMKQCETLLKQLMSHKHGWVFNEPVDIVKLNIPDYFTIIKHPMDLGTIKGKIASGAYSSPLDFAADVRLTFSNAQTFNPPANDVHIMADTLSRFFEVRWKTIEKKLPVTKTQSLPGKYGTHGEMKTAKPMPPSKKRKVTSTHHEVIQEPVQKVMTADEKQNLGRDLEDLLGEIPVQIIDFLRVHSSNGRETGEDDEIEVDIEALSDDTLFTLRKLLDDYLQEKQKSHGKAEPCEIELLHDSGPSNSSIQPCKGNDPVEEDIDIVGNEAPVSSYPPVEIEKDTEHRSSKCVLSRSFSEPDNSSSESELDGARTSKPVNISEGQESLDSGALLDEKTSAGNPCEENQSVSGVDQLEQTSQQKPNYVESDSQQDGESLTDRQVSPAKLYRAAVLKNRFADTIFKAREKTLNQGEKGDPEKLRREREELEMQRRKEKARLQAEAKAAEDARRRAEAEAAAEAKKKRELERAAARQALQKMEKTVEINENSRFLEDLELLRAAPAEHLPSSGDETSPDHSQDGLSGFRFVGSNPLEQLGLYMKVDDEEEDGEPHSPPDVVNDVEEGEID
- the LOC117930418 gene encoding transcription factor GTE8-like isoform X1, which produces MAKNDRFPGGYYRAFENQGESEGSGSSGRVDMEIAASEDSCVPMRKCINLNSNNRDSFSVPIQVLPLSNISPSERKDLVLRLRMELEQIRLLQKKVDLQRTNGVALSSSSDILSCSNGQRGHVDNARKSSALTSGPGKKLEPLGNKNRAWNRGTSGRFESATQASAPSTASVLLMKQCETLLKQLMSHKHGWVFNEPVDIVKLNIPDYFTIIKHPMDLGTIKGKIASGAYSSPLDFAADVRLTFSNAQTFNPPANDVHIMADTLSRFFEVRWKTIEKKLPVTKTQSLPGKYGTHGEMKTAKPMPPSKKRKVTSTHHEVIQEPVQKVMTADEKQNLGRDLEDLLGEIPVQIIDFLRVHSSNGRETGEDDEIEVDIEALSDDTLFTLRKLLDDYLQEKQKSHGKAEPCEIELLHDSGPSNSSIQPCKGNDPVEEDIDIVGNEAPVSSYPPVEIEKDTEHRSSKCVLSRSFSEPDNSSSESELDGARTSKPVNISEGQESLDSGALLDEKTSAGNPCEENQSVSGVDQLEQTSQQKPNYVESDSQQDGESLTDRQVSPAKLYRAAVLKNRFADTIFKAREKTLNQGEKGDPEKLRREREELEMQRRKEKARLQAEAKAAEDARRRAEAEAAAEAKKKRELERAAARQALQKMEKTVEINENSRFLEDLELLRAAPAEHLPSSGDETSPDHSQDGLSGFRFVGSNPLEQLGLYMKVDDEEEDGEPHSPPDVVNDVEEGEID
- the LOC117930418 gene encoding transcription factor GTE8-like isoform X2, coding for MAKNDRFPGGYYRAFENQGESEGSGSSGRVDMEIAASEDSCVPMRKCINLNSNNRDSFSVPIQVLPLSNISPSERKDLVLRLRMELEQIRLLQKKVDLQRTNGVALSSSSDILSCSNGQRGHVDNARKSSALTSGPGKKLEPLGNKNRAWNRGTSGRFESATQASAPSTASVLLMKQCETLLKQLMSHKHGWVFNEPVDIVKLNIPDYFTIIKHPMDLGTIKGKIASGAYSSPLDFAADVRLTFSNAQTFNPPANDVHIMADTLSRFFEVRWKTIEKKLPVTKTQSLPGKYGTHGEMKTAKPMPPSKKRKVTSTHHEVIQEPVQKVMTADEKQNLGRDLEDLLGEIPVQIIDFLRVHSSNGRETGEDDEIEVDIEALSDDTLFTLRKLLDDYLQEKQKSHGKAEPCEIELLHDSGPSNSSIQPCKGNDPVEEDIDIVGNEAPVSSYPPVEIEKDTEHRSSKCVLSRSFSEPDNSSSESELDGARTSKPVNISEESLDSGALLDEKTSAGNPCEENQSVSGVDQLEQTSQQKPNYVESDSQQDGESLTDRQVSPAKLYRAAVLKNRFADTIFKAREKTLNQGEKGDPEKLRREREELEMQRRKEKARLQAEAKAAEDARRRAEAEAAAEAKKKRELERAAARQALQKMEKTVEINENSRFLEDLELLRAAPAEHLPSSGDETSPDHSQDGLSGFRFVGSNPLEQLGLYMKVDDEEEDGEPHSPPDVVNDVEEGEID